The proteins below are encoded in one region of Podarcis raffonei isolate rPodRaf1 chromosome 6, rPodRaf1.pri, whole genome shotgun sequence:
- the LOC128416515 gene encoding aurora kinase C-like isoform X2: MCCHGPATDYSYNSFFLHWKPNIVCCDIESSAQEEIMARSAVQQTPVRKQLNKDKGRLEPKEENASQENASQANAKRDSGSLLPRKMWGTSDFEFGKPLGKGRFGAVYLAREKKTHFILALKVIFKSLLEKSQLEHQLRREIEILSHLRHPNILRMYNYFHDHTRVFLMLEYAPGGELYKELQKKTHFDDIRTATYMEEISDALMYCHALKVIHRDIKPENLLLGLRGELKLADFGWSVHAPSLRRTTFCGTADYLAPEMIEGSPHSENVDVWCVGVLCYECLAGYAPFEAPTQMETFRRIKDVNFSFPSWVSDGAKDLISKVLNRTPSLRLPLKEIIAHPWVKTNSRRILPPVYNETEE; this comes from the exons ATGTGCTGCCATGGCCCTGCAACTGATTACTCTTACAA CTCCTTCTTCCTGCATTGGAAGCCCAACATAGTCTGTTGTGACATTGAAAGCTCAGCTCAGGAAGAAATT ATGGCCAGATCAGCAGTACAGCAGACACCTGTAAGAAAACAACTCAACAAAGACAAAGGAAGATTGGAGCCAAAAG AAGAAAATGCATCTCAAGAAAATGCATCTCAAGCAAATGCCAAACGTGACTCTGGTTCTCTGCTTCCCAG GAAAATGTGGGGCACCTCAGACTTTGAATTTGGCAAGCCACTTGGCAAGGGGAGATTTGGAGCGGTGTACTTGGCCCGGGAGAAAAAGACTCACTTCATCTTGGCCTTGAAAGTCATTTTCAAATCATTGCTGGAAAAATCTCAGCTAGAGCACCAGCTCAGAAGAGAAATAGAAATCTTAAGTCACCTCAG ACACCcaaatatcttaaggatgtataaCTACTTCCATGACCACACCCGGGTTTTTCTGATGTTGGAATATGCTCCAGGAGGAGAACTGTACAAGGAGCTACAGAAGAAAACACACTTTGATGACATCAGAACAGCCACT TATATGGAAGAAATATCTGATGCTCTGATGTACTGCCATGCTCTAAAAGTGATCCATAGAGATATTAAGCCAGAAAACCTCCTGTTAGGATTAAGAGGGGAGCTGAAGTTGGCAGACTTTGGATGGTCAGTGCATGCTCCATCACTTAg gaggaCAACATTCTGTGGCACTGCAGACTACCTTGCTCCAGAAATGATAGAGGGGAGTCCACACAGTGAGAATGTCGATGTGTGGTGCGTTGGTGTCCTTTGTTACGAGTGTCTTGCAGGATATGCACCATTTGAAGCACCAACACAGATGGAGACTTTCAGAAGAATAAAAGAT GTTAACTTTTCATTCCCTTCTTGGGTGTCAGATGGAGCCAAGGACCTAATATCCAAAGTACTCAACCGTACACCTTCCCTGCGGCTTCCCTTGAAAGAAATAATAGCGCACCCATGGGTTAAGACCAACTCTAGGAGAATCTTGCCGCCTGTCTACAATGAAACAGAAGAGTAG
- the LOC128416515 gene encoding aurora kinase C-like isoform X1 → MSCDMTSGDSKTVLKNVCDNKLARLYCKMPQDFFTFSLCSSFFLHWKPNIVCCDIESSAQEEIMARSAVQQTPVRKQLNKDKGRLEPKEENASQENASQANAKRDSGSLLPRKMWGTSDFEFGKPLGKGRFGAVYLAREKKTHFILALKVIFKSLLEKSQLEHQLRREIEILSHLRHPNILRMYNYFHDHTRVFLMLEYAPGGELYKELQKKTHFDDIRTATYMEEISDALMYCHALKVIHRDIKPENLLLGLRGELKLADFGWSVHAPSLRRTTFCGTADYLAPEMIEGSPHSENVDVWCVGVLCYECLAGYAPFEAPTQMETFRRIKDVNFSFPSWVSDGAKDLISKVLNRTPSLRLPLKEIIAHPWVKTNSRRILPPVYNETEE, encoded by the exons ATGTCATGTGACATGACATCAGGAGATTCAAAAACGGTCCTCAAAAACGTGTGTGATAATAAATTAGCAAGGCTTTATtgtaagatgccacaagacttttTTACTTTTTCCTTGTGTAGCTCCTTCTTCCTGCATTGGAAGCCCAACATAGTCTGTTGTGACATTGAAAGCTCAGCTCAGGAAGAAATT ATGGCCAGATCAGCAGTACAGCAGACACCTGTAAGAAAACAACTCAACAAAGACAAAGGAAGATTGGAGCCAAAAG AAGAAAATGCATCTCAAGAAAATGCATCTCAAGCAAATGCCAAACGTGACTCTGGTTCTCTGCTTCCCAG GAAAATGTGGGGCACCTCAGACTTTGAATTTGGCAAGCCACTTGGCAAGGGGAGATTTGGAGCGGTGTACTTGGCCCGGGAGAAAAAGACTCACTTCATCTTGGCCTTGAAAGTCATTTTCAAATCATTGCTGGAAAAATCTCAGCTAGAGCACCAGCTCAGAAGAGAAATAGAAATCTTAAGTCACCTCAG ACACCcaaatatcttaaggatgtataaCTACTTCCATGACCACACCCGGGTTTTTCTGATGTTGGAATATGCTCCAGGAGGAGAACTGTACAAGGAGCTACAGAAGAAAACACACTTTGATGACATCAGAACAGCCACT TATATGGAAGAAATATCTGATGCTCTGATGTACTGCCATGCTCTAAAAGTGATCCATAGAGATATTAAGCCAGAAAACCTCCTGTTAGGATTAAGAGGGGAGCTGAAGTTGGCAGACTTTGGATGGTCAGTGCATGCTCCATCACTTAg gaggaCAACATTCTGTGGCACTGCAGACTACCTTGCTCCAGAAATGATAGAGGGGAGTCCACACAGTGAGAATGTCGATGTGTGGTGCGTTGGTGTCCTTTGTTACGAGTGTCTTGCAGGATATGCACCATTTGAAGCACCAACACAGATGGAGACTTTCAGAAGAATAAAAGAT GTTAACTTTTCATTCCCTTCTTGGGTGTCAGATGGAGCCAAGGACCTAATATCCAAAGTACTCAACCGTACACCTTCCCTGCGGCTTCCCTTGAAAGAAATAATAGCGCACCCATGGGTTAAGACCAACTCTAGGAGAATCTTGCCGCCTGTCTACAATGAAACAGAAGAGTAG